The following proteins come from a genomic window of Mammaliicoccus sp. Marseille-Q6498:
- a CDS encoding PTS transporter subunit EIIC, producing MSKFFDKAQQFGKSFMLPIAILPAAGLLLGIGGALSNPNTIKAYPILDIDMLQYLFILMSSAGNIVFSNLPVLFAIGVAIGLAKSDKGTAGLAAMLGFLIMNATMNALLTITDDVAAQDALAKAGQGMVLGIQTVETGVFGGIIVGIMTAFLHNKYNKISLPPFLGFFGGSRFVPIVTSVSAIGLGVILFFVWPTIQSWIFNAGGLVNKTGVVGTFIYGFILRLLGPFGLHHIFYLPFWQTALGGTMEINGKVVQGTQNIFFAQLGDADLTHYYSGISRYMSGRFITMMFGLLGAALAIYHTAKPEKKKVVGGLMLSAALTSFLTGITEPLEFSFLFVAPVLYIVHAFFDGLAFMLADIFNITVGQTFSGGFIDYILFGVLQGNSKTNYLLVIPIGIVWFLLYYVTFRFLITKFNFKTPGREGEAAVQSVDVSERAKTIIKGLGGKENIDTVDCCATRLRVTINDPELFDEDVIKTTESRGVVKKGTGVQIIYGPHVTTIKNEVEEALEEK from the coding sequence ATGAGTAAGTTTTTTGATAAAGCTCAGCAATTCGGGAAATCGTTTATGTTACCTATCGCTATATTACCAGCGGCAGGGTTATTACTTGGTATAGGTGGCGCTTTAAGTAATCCAAATACAATAAAAGCGTACCCTATATTAGATATTGATATGTTGCAATATTTATTTATTTTGATGTCATCGGCAGGGAATATCGTCTTTTCAAACTTACCAGTACTTTTTGCGATAGGTGTCGCGATTGGATTGGCGAAAAGTGATAAAGGAACAGCGGGATTAGCAGCAATGTTAGGATTCTTAATTATGAACGCAACGATGAACGCATTATTGACTATTACAGATGATGTTGCAGCTCAAGATGCGCTTGCTAAAGCAGGTCAAGGTATGGTCTTAGGTATTCAAACAGTAGAAACAGGTGTATTTGGTGGGATTATAGTAGGGATCATGACGGCATTCTTACATAACAAATACAACAAAATTTCTTTACCACCGTTCTTAGGGTTCTTTGGTGGTTCAAGATTTGTGCCGATCGTGACTTCTGTTTCAGCTATTGGACTAGGCGTTATTTTATTCTTTGTATGGCCAACGATTCAAAGTTGGATATTCAATGCAGGCGGATTAGTTAATAAAACAGGCGTTGTTGGAACATTTATATATGGCTTTATCTTGCGTTTACTTGGGCCATTTGGTTTACATCATATTTTCTACTTACCATTTTGGCAAACAGCATTGGGTGGAACGATGGAAATCAACGGGAAAGTTGTTCAAGGTACACAAAACATCTTCTTCGCTCAATTAGGTGACGCAGATTTAACGCATTATTACTCAGGCATCTCGAGATACATGTCAGGTCGATTTATTACAATGATGTTCGGTTTACTTGGAGCGGCTTTAGCGATTTATCATACTGCTAAACCGGAAAAGAAAAAAGTTGTCGGTGGTCTCATGCTTTCAGCTGCATTAACTTCTTTCTTAACAGGTATTACTGAACCACTTGAATTTAGTTTCTTATTTGTTGCACCAGTACTTTATATCGTTCATGCATTTTTTGACGGACTAGCATTTATGTTGGCAGACATTTTCAATATTACGGTCGGTCAAACTTTTAGTGGTGGATTTATAGATTACATTCTGTTTGGTGTATTACAAGGTAATAGTAAGACTAATTATTTATTAGTTATTCCAATCGGTATTGTTTGGTTCTTACTCTATTATGTAACATTTAGATTTTTAATTACGAAATTTAACTTTAAGACACCTGGCCGTGAAGGTGAAGCGGCAGTACAGTCAGTAGATGTAAGCGAACGAGCTAAGACAATCATTAAAGGTTTAGGTGGAAAAGAAAACATAGATACAGTCGATTGTTGTGCTACAAGACTAAGAGTGACAATAAATGATCCAGAACTTTTCGATGAAGATGTCATTAAGACAACAGAGTCGAGAGGTGTCGTGAAGAAAGGTACCGGCGTTCAAATCATTTATGGTCCGCATGTAACAACAATAAAGAATGAAGTTGAAGAAGCATTAGAAGAAAAATAA
- a CDS encoding MurR/RpiR family transcriptional regulator — translation MNFENRIQQFSYLFTKTDEQIANYILAHPVGDHFSTITSLAYAIKVSPSSITRFSHKLDYQHFQDMKFSIQQTYNKADIKNAPLIKRIHEYHQTIIQQTGEFISNEKINQLIDILVSSKQNLFAGLGSSGLTATEFYYRTMRMGIIGNAATDAHQMKIGASLLSNQDTFIAFSNSGETKEVINAAKIAKEQGANVVAITNYAGSELTTYSDIIIMTIDQTRVNDKQFINSQISAHFLIDVVSYMLLEHQNNLDRYKHTREVILRDNK, via the coding sequence ATGAATTTTGAAAATCGTATTCAACAATTTTCTTACCTTTTTACAAAGACAGATGAACAAATCGCAAATTACATATTAGCGCATCCTGTTGGTGATCATTTTTCGACGATTACTTCGCTTGCTTATGCAATAAAAGTATCACCTTCTAGTATTACGAGATTTAGTCATAAATTAGACTATCAACATTTCCAAGATATGAAATTTAGTATTCAACAAACTTACAACAAAGCTGATATAAAAAATGCACCGCTTATTAAACGAATACATGAATATCATCAGACGATTATTCAACAAACTGGGGAATTTATTTCTAATGAAAAAATCAACCAACTGATCGATATTTTAGTGAGTAGTAAACAAAACCTTTTTGCTGGTCTTGGGAGTTCTGGGTTAACGGCTACAGAATTTTATTATCGTACGATGCGTATGGGTATCATTGGTAATGCTGCAACGGATGCGCATCAAATGAAAATCGGCGCTTCACTATTATCAAATCAAGATACGTTTATTGCATTTTCTAACAGTGGTGAAACGAAAGAAGTTATTAATGCTGCGAAAATTGCCAAAGAGCAAGGTGCAAATGTCGTGGCGATCACGAATTACGCTGGTAGTGAACTGACAACGTATTCTGATATTATCATCATGACGATTGACCAAACGCGTGTGAATGATAAGCAATTTATAAACTCACAAATATCAGCACATTTTTTAATTGATGTTGTGAGTTATATGCTGTTAGAACATCAAAATAATTTAGACCGTTATAAACATACGAGAGAAGTCATATTGAGAGACAACAAATAA
- a CDS encoding YojF family protein: protein MELIQIDQVQNLISEYENKPVYLHVETTNGAYANHFDNKVFNAGTFLRNIHVTFTHAHLTGGNKEPYRVGLKLDNNGWVYVQGLTHYEVTENKELLLAGLNYEGQLAASLQISSNPFQD, encoded by the coding sequence ATGGAATTAATACAAATAGATCAAGTACAAAATTTAATATCAGAATATGAAAATAAGCCAGTATATCTCCACGTAGAAACAACAAATGGTGCATATGCTAACCACTTTGATAATAAAGTGTTTAATGCTGGTACATTCCTAAGAAACATTCACGTTACATTTACACACGCACATTTAACGGGTGGAAATAAAGAACCTTATCGTGTTGGTTTAAAATTAGACAATAATGGTTGGGTTTACGTACAAGGATTGACGCATTATGAAGTAACAGAAAATAAAGAACTTTTATTAGCTGGCTTAAATTATGAAGGACAACTTGCTGCAAGTTTACAAATTAGTAGCAACCCGTTCCAGGATTAA
- the bshB2 gene encoding bacillithiol biosynthesis deacetylase BshB2 has protein sequence MKRERQVLVIFPHPDDEAFGTSGTLSQFIDNDVPVTYACLTLGQMGRNLGNPPFATRESLPHIRERELDAAAEAIGITDLRKMGYRDKTIEFEPKEELDNMVKSLIDELNPSLIISFYPGYSVHPDHEATAESVVRTVGKMDRALRPKLHLVAFSNDAHQDLGEPDVNIDIAGYEDRKMKVLQAHASQTGPMLQNLAANTQESEAAKDMWLKSEHFWTYHIE, from the coding sequence ATGAAGAGAGAAAGACAAGTATTAGTCATATTTCCACATCCAGACGACGAAGCATTTGGTACTTCTGGTACATTAAGTCAATTTATAGATAATGACGTACCTGTAACATATGCTTGCTTAACATTAGGACAAATGGGCCGTAATCTTGGCAACCCTCCTTTTGCTACACGTGAATCTTTACCACATATAAGAGAACGTGAGTTAGATGCAGCTGCAGAAGCAATTGGTATTACAGATTTAAGAAAAATGGGTTACAGAGATAAAACAATTGAATTTGAACCAAAAGAAGAACTAGATAATATGGTAAAATCATTAATAGATGAACTTAATCCATCACTTATCATATCATTCTACCCTGGTTATTCAGTCCATCCTGACCATGAAGCGACAGCAGAATCTGTTGTAAGAACTGTCGGTAAAATGGACCGTGCATTAAGACCTAAACTACATTTAGTAGCCTTTAGTAATGACGCTCATCAAGACTTAGGTGAACCAGATGTGAATATAGATATTGCTGGTTATGAAGATCGTAAGATGAAAGTACTACAAGCTCACGCATCTCAAACCGGACCAATGTTACAAAACCTCGCTGCTAACACACAAGAAAGTGAAGCGGCTAAAGATATGTGGTTGAAGAGTGAACACTTCTGGACATATCATATTGAATAG
- the folE2 gene encoding GTP cyclohydrolase FolE2, with amino-acid sequence MTQIDLSTREARWKYFGSVDPVKGSKPTEKEKMPDLQSSKKDFLFEIEHVGIKNLTYPVRIDDFQTVGNFEFSTSLNQDEKGINMSRIIESVEKHYDNGVKLDFENLNSLLNTLQSAMFQNTASLDVTAKWFFNRYSPITKQKAVGHADIRYILSVTGNKVTKKSIGIEVPVTTLCPCSKEISEYSAHNQRGIITVLIDLEPDTELPENYKDIILDGMEANASSMLYPILKRTDEKAVTERAYENPRFVEDLIRLVAADLVELDWIHGFEIECRNEESIHQHDAFARLKYEK; translated from the coding sequence ATGACACAAATCGATTTATCAACACGTGAAGCGAGATGGAAATATTTCGGTTCAGTTGACCCAGTTAAAGGAAGCAAACCTACTGAAAAAGAAAAGATGCCTGATTTACAAAGTTCTAAGAAAGATTTCCTTTTCGAAATTGAACATGTTGGAATAAAAAACTTAACTTACCCTGTTAGAATAGATGATTTTCAAACTGTTGGGAACTTTGAATTTTCAACGAGTTTAAATCAAGACGAAAAAGGCATCAATATGAGTCGTATAATAGAAAGTGTTGAAAAACATTATGATAATGGTGTGAAATTAGATTTTGAAAATTTAAATTCACTACTCAACACACTTCAATCAGCAATGTTCCAAAACACTGCTTCATTAGACGTAACTGCAAAATGGTTTTTCAACCGTTATAGCCCAATTACAAAACAAAAAGCAGTCGGACATGCAGATATCCGTTACATTCTTTCTGTTACAGGAAATAAAGTAACAAAGAAATCTATCGGAATTGAAGTACCCGTAACGACATTATGTCCATGTTCTAAAGAAATTAGTGAGTACTCTGCACATAACCAAAGAGGTATTATCACAGTCCTAATTGACTTAGAACCAGATACTGAATTACCAGAGAACTATAAAGACATCATATTAGATGGCATGGAAGCAAACGCGAGCTCAATGCTATATCCAATATTGAAGAGAACGGACGAAAAAGCCGTTACAGAACGCGCATATGAGAACCCTAGATTCGTTGAAGACCTTATTCGTTTAGTAGCCGCTGATTTAGTAGAACTAGATTGGATTCACGGATTCGAAATCGAATGTCGTAACGAAGAATCTATACATCAACACGATGCATTCGCAAGATTGAAGTATGAGAAATAG
- a CDS encoding NADPH-dependent FMN reductase, translated as MKVLLIVGSAKQYSHTHALAQFVRGNIEEHGAEVTLFDLYDKPIPFLDVSGQQLNDERVKLHVNELRELAEEADAIIIGTPNYHGSYSGILKNALDHLTMDQFKMKPVGLICNSGGMRSTEPLSHLRIIMRNLLGIAVPVQVSTQDADFGKTEDGTYYLDVDDIKLRVKLFSEQIIKLVQNNPWIEAEEVQ; from the coding sequence TTGAAAGTATTGCTTATAGTCGGTAGCGCTAAACAATATTCACATACACATGCACTTGCACAATTTGTTCGAGGTAATATAGAAGAACACGGTGCAGAAGTGACATTATTTGATTTATATGACAAGCCTATCCCATTTTTAGACGTATCTGGACAACAACTGAATGACGAACGCGTTAAATTACATGTAAATGAACTTCGCGAACTAGCAGAAGAAGCAGATGCTATTATAATTGGTACACCAAATTATCACGGTTCATATTCCGGTATTTTGAAAAATGCATTGGATCACTTAACAATGGACCAATTTAAAATGAAACCAGTAGGATTAATATGTAATAGTGGCGGTATGCGTAGTACAGAACCACTATCACACTTAAGAATCATTATGAGAAACCTATTAGGCATAGCAGTACCTGTTCAAGTATCAACGCAAGACGCTGACTTCGGTAAGACTGAAGACGGAACTTACTACCTTGATGTAGATGATATTAAATTACGTGTTAAACTATTCTCAGAACAAATTATTAAATTAGTACAGAATAACCCGTGGATAGAAGCGGAAGAAGTACAATAA
- a CDS encoding Cof-type HAD-IIB family hydrolase, whose protein sequence is MIRLIATDMDGTLLNAAHEVSNENYEAIKYAQSKGITVVIATGRAFYEANSPIEKTDLSLPYICLNGAEVRDEEFNIIHTSKLTRSLINKITGILNKDDIYYQVYTNFGIYTEDPEKDLEIYVDIAEKAGQTADVNKIRANIQSRMDNGTLKVVNSYDEISSRPGEIILKILAYSSDLTKIDKAKAEIAESQSLAVSSSSRGNIEITHSDAQKGIALEAIAEKLNIPMSDVMAIGDNLNDVSMLEKAGFAVAMENGAPEVKEIADYITDTNERSGVGKAIIHALKDYDR, encoded by the coding sequence ATGATAAGGTTAATCGCAACAGATATGGATGGTACTTTACTGAATGCAGCACATGAAGTTTCAAATGAAAATTATGAAGCGATAAAATATGCGCAATCTAAAGGTATCACAGTAGTCATCGCAACCGGGAGAGCATTTTATGAGGCGAATAGCCCAATTGAAAAGACGGATTTATCATTACCTTACATTTGTTTAAATGGTGCAGAAGTAAGAGATGAAGAATTTAATATTATTCATACTTCTAAATTAACACGTTCACTCATTAACAAAATCACTGGTATATTAAATAAAGACGATATTTATTACCAAGTATATACAAACTTTGGTATTTACACTGAAGATCCTGAAAAAGATTTAGAAATCTATGTCGATATAGCTGAAAAAGCTGGCCAAACAGCAGACGTTAATAAAATTAGAGCTAACATTCAAAGTAGAATGGACAACGGCACGCTAAAAGTAGTGAATAGCTATGATGAAATAAGTAGCCGTCCAGGTGAAATTATTTTGAAAATATTAGCATATTCAAGTGATTTAACGAAAATTGATAAAGCAAAAGCTGAAATTGCCGAATCACAAAGTTTAGCTGTATCATCATCTTCAAGAGGTAACATCGAAATCACACATTCAGATGCTCAAAAAGGAATCGCATTAGAAGCGATAGCAGAAAAGTTAAATATTCCAATGTCAGATGTTATGGCGATAGGTGACAACTTAAATGATGTTTCAATGTTAGAAAAAGCGGGATTTGCAGTTGCTATGGAAAATGGCGCACCAGAAGTGAAAGAAATAGCTGACTATATTACAGATACTAACGAACGTAGTGGTGTAGGAAAAGCAATTATACACGCATTAAAAGACTATGACCGTTAA
- the tadA gene encoding tRNA adenosine(34) deaminase TadA, translated as MHENYMKLAIEEAKKAWEMDEVPIGAIVVYKDEIIGRGHNLREHEQSPVAHAEMLAIQEAAQYLNSWRLEDTTLYVTLEPCVMCSGAIVMSRIPHVVYGATDPKGGCSGSLMNLLEDARFNHRATVERGILEETCGDMLRTFFKDKRAQQKRNKSKSTDS; from the coding sequence GTGCATGAAAATTATATGAAACTTGCTATTGAAGAAGCTAAAAAAGCATGGGAAATGGATGAAGTACCAATAGGCGCAATCGTCGTTTATAAAGATGAAATTATCGGACGTGGTCATAATTTAAGAGAGCATGAACAAAGTCCTGTTGCTCATGCTGAAATGCTCGCTATACAAGAAGCGGCTCAGTATTTAAATTCATGGCGTTTAGAAGATACAACATTGTATGTAACACTTGAACCATGTGTAATGTGTTCGGGTGCTATTGTAATGAGTAGGATCCCACATGTTGTATACGGCGCAACTGATCCTAAAGGTGGATGCAGCGGTAGTCTTATGAATTTATTAGAAGATGCACGCTTTAATCATCGTGCGACCGTTGAACGAGGTATACTAGAAGAAACGTGTGGGGATATGCTTCGAACATTTTTTAAAGATAAAAGAGCACAACAAAAACGTAATAAATCGAAAAGTACAGATTCATAG
- a CDS encoding deoxynucleoside kinase — protein MKKTFIAIEGPIGVGKSSLTKKLAQALNYIEEFEIVDENPYLSSFYDDISKWSFQTEMFFLCHRYKQLTDLENVNGIVSDYHIFKNKIFAKNTLNEVEFDKFSRIYDILTEDIRMPDQIIFLDASLDVLQQRIANRNRSYEAQIEANYLAQLKHDYNQFYEEVKNEIDAIQIDTSNLDFVHNTSDYHQLLTLLQPLIGEIKYDE, from the coding sequence ATGAAAAAAACCTTTATAGCAATTGAGGGACCTATAGGCGTCGGGAAAAGTTCCTTAACTAAAAAGCTAGCACAAGCATTAAATTATATTGAAGAGTTTGAAATTGTTGATGAAAATCCTTACCTTAGTTCCTTTTACGATGATATTTCAAAATGGAGTTTCCAAACTGAAATGTTCTTCTTATGTCATCGATATAAACAACTAACAGACCTTGAAAATGTGAACGGTATTGTAAGTGACTATCACATCTTTAAGAATAAGATTTTTGCAAAAAATACATTAAATGAAGTAGAATTTGATAAGTTCAGTAGAATTTATGACATTTTAACAGAAGACATCCGCATGCCTGATCAAATCATCTTTCTTGATGCCTCATTAGACGTATTACAACAACGCATCGCAAATAGAAATAGATCTTACGAAGCACAAATTGAAGCGAATTATTTAGCACAATTGAAACATGACTATAACCAATTTTACGAAGAAGTCAAAAATGAAATTGATGCCATTCAAATCGATACTTCCAATTTAGATTTCGTTCATAACACCTCAGATTATCACCAATTATTAACATTATTACAACCATTGATTGGAGAGATTAAATATGACGAATAA
- a CDS encoding deoxynucleoside kinase, protein MTNKVIPNDAIITIAGTVGVGKSSLTQALSERLNFKTSFEKVENNPYLEKFYHDFERWSFHLQIYFLAERFKEQKRMFEYGGGFIQDRSIYEDVDIFAKMHEEQGTMTEEDYATYRDLFEAMIMTPYFPKPDALIFLECDYEDVIKRIKNRGRQMEIETDEVYWKKLFARYDEWINNFTECPVIRVNINDYDLYKDPDSINHIIDKLAHVIDTHRSIDTRSK, encoded by the coding sequence ATGACGAATAAAGTCATTCCTAATGATGCAATTATTACAATTGCTGGTACTGTTGGTGTCGGTAAGTCTTCCCTTACTCAAGCACTTAGCGAACGTTTAAATTTTAAGACTTCTTTCGAAAAAGTCGAAAATAATCCATATCTCGAAAAGTTTTATCATGACTTTGAAAGATGGAGTTTCCATTTACAAATATACTTTTTAGCAGAACGTTTCAAAGAACAAAAGAGAATGTTTGAATACGGCGGTGGCTTTATACAAGATCGCTCTATTTACGAAGACGTAGATATCTTCGCTAAAATGCACGAAGAACAAGGTACGATGACTGAAGAAGATTATGCAACATATAGAGACCTATTTGAAGCTATGATCATGACACCTTACTTCCCTAAACCGGACGCATTAATATTTTTAGAATGTGACTATGAAGACGTCATAAAACGTATTAAAAATCGTGGTCGACAAATGGAAATTGAAACAGATGAAGTATACTGGAAAAAGCTATTTGCTCGTTATGACGAATGGATTAACAATTTTACTGAATGCCCCGTTATTCGTGTGAATATTAATGACTATGATCTGTATAAAGACCCAGATTCAATCAACCATATAATCGATAAACTAGCACATGTTATAGATACACATCGTTCTATAGATACGAGAAGTAAATAA
- a CDS encoding HAD family hydrolase gives MIKWLLFDKDGTLLKFDETWSEISLVMIDRFVQKYNVDNKQALQEELGYVDGTFLSSGILASGTLSDIVKKFQKYAHNSDEQEIENWTVQLSKDLVEEYDPETIVIDGLQNTLSTFKEKGYKIAIITSDDIDGTNRFIKDAEVEHLIDETITASINGYQKPNPKMVEKFYEKWNASPDEIAIIGDTPTDIQMGRNAHFQVVVGVLSGTGNKEDFTDADFVYNDINEFCYKENEWNRKRK, from the coding sequence ATGATAAAATGGCTATTATTTGATAAAGATGGAACATTATTAAAATTCGACGAAACTTGGTCTGAAATATCATTAGTGATGATAGACCGCTTTGTACAAAAATATAACGTAGATAATAAACAAGCATTGCAAGAAGAATTAGGATACGTAGACGGAACATTTTTATCAAGCGGTATTTTAGCTTCCGGGACATTGTCAGACATCGTAAAGAAATTTCAAAAGTACGCTCACAATAGTGATGAACAAGAAATTGAGAACTGGACTGTACAATTAAGTAAAGACTTAGTAGAAGAATACGACCCAGAGACAATAGTGATTGATGGATTACAAAATACTTTATCAACATTTAAAGAGAAAGGTTACAAGATAGCCATAATTACGAGCGATGACATAGATGGAACGAACCGTTTTATAAAAGACGCCGAAGTAGAGCATTTAATCGATGAAACCATCACAGCATCTATTAATGGCTATCAAAAGCCAAACCCAAAAATGGTAGAAAAATTTTATGAAAAATGGAACGCTTCACCAGATGAAATAGCGATTATAGGTGATACACCTACCGATATACAAATGGGGAGAAATGCCCATTTTCAAGTAGTAGTTGGAGTACTTAGCGGAACAGGTAATAAAGAAGACTTTACCGATGCAGACTTTGTATATAACGATATAAATGAATTCTGTTATAAAGAAAACGAGTGGAATCGTAAGAGAAAGTAA
- a CDS encoding branched-chain amino acid aminotransferase: protein MSETFYVEKRDQLKEKPDFQNLVFGENFTDYMLSMSYKQGEGWSEPKIIPYGPITLSPSAQGLHYGQTVFEGMKAYKDGDDITLFRPDQNFQRINLSLKRLQMPELDGEKVLNALLQLIDLERDWVPGGEGQSLYVRPFVYATEPYLGVRSSTDYEFLVILSPVGAYYGDDQLKPTSIYVEDEYVRAVRGGVGFAKCGGNYAASLIAQTRANELGFDQVLWLDGIEQKYIEEVGSMNIFFVIDGKVVTPELNGSILPGITRKTVLELAKDLGYETEEKRLSIDDVINAHHDGRLTEVFGTGTAAVISPVGFLKYDEAEITINNNETGPITQHLFDEYTAIQTGKKEDKYGWRVVVAKESHIETV, encoded by the coding sequence ATGTCAGAAACATTTTACGTAGAGAAGCGTGACCAGCTTAAAGAGAAACCGGATTTCCAAAACTTAGTCTTTGGCGAAAACTTTACTGATTATATGCTATCTATGTCATATAAACAGGGTGAAGGCTGGTCAGAGCCAAAAATCATTCCATACGGGCCGATTACATTGTCACCAAGTGCACAAGGGCTTCATTACGGACAAACTGTATTTGAAGGTATGAAAGCTTATAAAGACGGGGACGATATTACATTATTTAGACCTGATCAAAATTTCCAAAGAATTAACTTATCATTAAAGCGACTACAAATGCCTGAGCTTGATGGAGAAAAGGTATTAAACGCTTTATTACAACTGATTGATTTAGAACGTGACTGGGTTCCAGGTGGAGAAGGCCAATCATTATATGTTAGACCTTTTGTATATGCGACTGAACCATACTTAGGTGTACGTTCATCAACAGATTATGAGTTCTTAGTTATTTTATCTCCTGTAGGTGCATATTATGGTGATGATCAATTAAAACCAACTAGCATTTATGTTGAAGATGAATATGTACGTGCAGTAAGAGGTGGAGTTGGATTTGCTAAATGTGGTGGTAACTATGCGGCAAGTTTAATTGCACAAACACGTGCTAACGAATTAGGTTTTGATCAAGTATTATGGTTAGATGGAATCGAACAAAAATATATCGAAGAAGTAGGTAGCATGAATATTTTCTTTGTTATCGATGGAAAAGTTGTAACACCTGAATTAAATGGAAGCATTTTACCAGGTATTACGCGTAAAACTGTACTAGAACTTGCTAAAGATCTAGGTTATGAAACTGAAGAGAAACGTTTATCTATTGATGATGTTATTAATGCACACCATGATGGACGTTTAACAGAAGTATTCGGTACAGGAACTGCTGCAGTTATTTCTCCGGTAGGCTTCTTAAAATACGATGAAGCAGAAATTACAATTAATAATAATGAAACTGGTCCTATTACTCAACATTTATTTGATGAATATACAGCTATTCAAACAGGTAAAAAAGAAGATAAATATGGTTGGAGAGTAGTAGTAGCAAAAGAAAGTCATATTGAAACAGTATAA
- a CDS encoding L-threonine 3-dehydrogenase, with the protein MKRIIITGALGQIGTELVIKLRKKYGNEQVLATDIRKPESDSEILNGPFEILDVTDKEKLFDLVENFKADTMMHMAALLSATAEKNPLFAWNLNMGGLVNALEAAREFNLQFFTPSSIGAFGPNTPKDMTPQVTIQRPTSMYGVNKVAGELLCDYYHTKFGVDTRSVRFPGLISYVKEPGGGTTDYAVEIYFKAVREGRYDSYIDKDTFMDMMFMDDAIDAIIQLMEADGEKLINRNAYNVSAMSVDPETIKASIQKIMPEFELGYDVDPERQAIANSWPNSIDSSCAKEEWGFSPHYNLDSMTELMLKAIKEKDNLAKQ; encoded by the coding sequence ATGAAGAGAATCATAATCACTGGGGCGTTAGGGCAAATCGGGACCGAATTAGTTATTAAATTAAGAAAAAAATATGGTAATGAACAAGTTCTAGCGACAGATATTAGAAAACCAGAAAGTGATAGTGAAATTTTAAATGGTCCGTTTGAAATATTAGATGTAACGGACAAAGAAAAATTGTTTGATTTAGTAGAAAACTTTAAAGCAGATACGATGATGCATATGGCAGCTTTACTTTCGGCTACTGCTGAAAAGAATCCATTATTTGCTTGGAATTTAAATATGGGTGGTTTAGTCAATGCACTTGAAGCAGCACGTGAATTTAATCTGCAATTTTTCACGCCAAGCTCTATCGGTGCTTTTGGTCCAAATACGCCAAAAGATATGACACCACAAGTAACGATTCAAAGACCGACATCAATGTATGGTGTAAACAAAGTTGCTGGAGAGTTGTTATGTGATTATTACCATACGAAATTTGGTGTAGATACAAGAAGTGTGAGATTCCCTGGATTGATTTCTTATGTGAAAGAACCAGGTGGCGGTACAACAGATTATGCTGTTGAAATTTATTTCAAAGCAGTTCGAGAAGGCAGATATGATAGTTATATTGATAAAGATACATTTATGGATATGATGTTCATGGACGATGCGATAGATGCGATTATTCAACTTATGGAAGCGGACGGAGAAAAATTGATCAATCGTAATGCGTACAATGTTAGTGCGATGAGTGTTGACCCAGAAACAATTAAAGCTTCAATCCAAAAAATCATGCCTGAATTTGAATTAGGATATGATGTTGATCCTGAACGACAAGCAATCGCAAATAGCTGGCCAAATTCAATTGATTCATCATGTGCTAAAGAAGAATGGGGATTCTCACCACATTACAATTTAGATAGTATGACTGAATTAATGTTGAAAGCGATTAAAGAAAAGGATAATTTAGCGAAGCAATAA